Sequence from the Actinocatenispora sera genome:
TGCCGACCGTGCGCAGCAGCTCGACCGCCTTGGCCCGGGCGGCGCGCCGGGACAGGCCGCGGTGCCGGCGAAACAGCTCGCCCAGCTGGTCGCCGATGGTCAGTACCGGGTTGAGTGCGGAGAGTGCGTCCTGGAACACCAGGCTGATCCGGCTGCCGCGCACGTCGCGGCGCTGCGCCTCGGTGAGTGCGGTGAGGTCGAGGTCGCCCAGCCGCAGTTCGCCGGCGCTGACCTGGGCGTCGGAGAGGCCGAGGATCGCCCGGGCGGTGACCGACTTGCCGGAGCCGGACTCGCCGAGCAGGGCGACGAGTTGCCCGCGGTGCACGTCCAGGTCGACGCCGCGGACGGCCGGGATCTCGCCGTCGTGGCCGAAGCTGACGGACAGGTCCCGGACCCGCAGGGTGGGTGCAGCCGCCACGGCCACCTCCGTTCGATCCGTCGGCGCGATCGCCGACATCGGCATCGTGCCCGACAATGACTTCGATCAATGATCTGTTGCCTGATTCTTGCCGCCATCTTGACTTCTGCGCCGCAGATTGGCAACCCTTGAGTCGTCCGGGTCGCCGACGACAACCGCGGCGGTACCGGCACGCACCGACCGCGAAGAAGGGAACGCCATGCTCGAACCGGCCGCCCGCTACACCGGCTACACCGCCTGGGACTACCTGGAGCCGGACGTCGACTACCGCGCGTTCCGGTACGCGAAGCAGATCGGCCGGGTACCGGAGTACGCCGGGCTGTCGCTGTCCGACGACCAGGCGAAGCGGGCCGAACGGCTGCTGCGCGACGAGATCGTCATCTCGCTGCACGACCACGTCCAGGTCTTCCCGGAGGACATGGGCGAGCTGCGCGAGCACATCCGGCAGGGCCGCGAACCCACCGGGTACGAGGGCCTCGCCCGCTCCGGCATGACCGCCGTGTTCGACAACGGCATGGACGGCACCTGCTGCATCTCCTCCGACGCCGGCTGGAAGTACTCCGACGTGCTGTTCGACCTCGGGGTGCGGATGGCCGACCTGGCGCACCAGGACTTCGTGGTGAAGGCCGAGACCGTGGCCGACATCCGCCACGCGCACGCCACCGGCCGGCTCGCGCACGTGTTCGGGCTGGAAGCCGCCACCATGATCGAGAACGAGGTGGACCGCCTCGACGTGCTCTACGGCTTCGGCGTGCGGCAGATCGGCATCGCGTACTCGGAGGCCAACACGCTGGGGTCCGGGCTCAAGGAGCGCGGCGACGGTGGCCTGACGTACTTCGGTGAGCGCGCCGTGAAGCGGATGAACAAGCTGGGCGTGGCGATCGACATCTCGCACTCCGGCGACCGCACCGCGCTGGAGGTCATCCAGACCTCGACCAAGCCGGTGTTCATCACGCACTGCGGCTCGCGCGAGGTGTGGCCGACCAACCGGATGAAGCCGGACGCGCTGATCGCCGCCTGCGCCGAGCGCGGCGGCGTGCTCGGGCTGGAGGCCGCGCCGCACACCAGCCTGTCCGAGGCGCACCCGAAGCACTCGCTGGAGTCGGTGATGGACCACTTCACCCACCTGGTGGACGTGGTCGGCATCGACCACGTGGCGTTCGGGCCGGACACGCTGTTCGGCGACCACGTCGGGCTGCACGACGCGTTCGCGAAGAACCTGTCGATCGCGCAGGCGCACGGGCACGTCGACTACCCGAAGGTCGAGTACGTGGACGGGTTGGAGAACCCGGCCGAGTGCTTCACCAACATCATCGGCTGGCTGGTCGCGCACGAGTACTCCGACGACGAGATCCGCAAGGTCGTCGGCGGCAACATCCTGCGTGTGCTCGACGAGGTCTGGGTCTGATGCGCCGCCGGTCGTTCGCGGCGCTCGCCGCCACCGCGGTCGGTGCGCCGGCGGTCGGTGGGGTACTGGCCGGCTGCGCGCCGAGCCCGCGCCCGGGCTCGCGGGCGGCCGGCGCCACCCTGACCGTCGCGACCACCACCGACGTGGTCAACTTCAACCCGCTGGTCGGCAACAGCCGCACCGACTACTGGATCACCGACCTGATGTACCCGCGGCTGCTGACCATCGACGAGGCCGGCAACAAGCAGCCGTGGCTCGCCGTCAGGTACGGCTACCACGACCCGAAGACCGGGTACTACCGGATCCGCGACGACGTGCGCTGGAGCGACGGGAAGCCGGTGACCGCCGCCGACGTCGCGTTCACCATCAACGCGATCAAGCGCGACAAGCCCGCCGGCAACACCACCTTCGGGCAGCTGACCAACGTGGCGAGGGCGAGCGCGGCGTCGGCCACCGAGGTCCTGCTGCACCTGTCCAAGCCGGACCAGACGGTCCTGCGCGAGGTCGGGTTCTGGATGAACGTGGTACCGGCGCACGTGTTCGGCAAGGTCTCCAACGTGGCGACGTTCGCCAACACCGGCGACTGGGTCGGCTGCGGGCCGTACACGCTGGTGTCGGCGGCGAAGGGCCAGGCGTACACGCTGGAGCGCACCGAGCCGTACCCCTGGGCGCCGGGCGGGAAGCCGAGCCTGGCCCGGGTGGTGTTCCGGGTGTACCCGGACATCAACACCGAGATCCTGGCGCTGCGCAGCGGTGAGGTCGACCTGATCGCGAACACGCTGCCACCGGCGCAGGTGGACGTGCTGCGGCACACCACCGGCATCACCGTGCGCAAGGTGCCGGGGCTGGGTTACGCGCACCTGGCGTACAACATGAAGCACAAGCCGCTGGACAAGCTCGCGGTACGGCAGGCGCTCGCGCACGCGGTCGACTACGCGGCGATCCGCCGGGTCGTCCTGCAGGGCCAGGCGGTGTCCACGCACTCCAGCCCGATCGCGCCGGTGTTGACCGCCTACGCCGATCCGAGCATGACCGAGTACCGGCACGACCCGGCGCACGCGCGGCGGCTGCTGCGGCAGGCCGGGTACCACGCGGACGCGCGGGGCCGGTTCGGCCTGTCGCTGCGGATGATCTACTCGCTGCAGGACGCGGTCACCGCGCAGTGGGCCAGCATGGTCGCCTCCGACGCGGCGAAGGCCGGCATCACCATCACGTTGCAGGGCATGGACCGCAACACCTACCTGGCCAAGACCGACGCCGGCGACTACGACATCTACGCCGGCAACTTCGCCATCATGGACGACCCGGTCACCAACATGGCGCTGACCTACCTGCCCGGCGGCGCGATCAACTACAGCAAGGTCGACGACCCGGCGCTGTCGAAGCTGATCACCGACGCGCAGGTCGCCACCCCCGACGAGCAGCGCGAGCTGGTCGCGAAGGCGGCGCACCTGGTCCGGGACAACGTGTACGACAACGTCGTCTACATGCAGAACTTCTACGTCGCGCACCGCACCGAGTGGACCGGGTTCGTCGCGAAGCCCAGCGAGCTGCTCACCGTGGTCGATCCGGCGTCGCTCGCCCGGGTCCGGACCCGCAGTTGATGAGGACGTGGCCATGAGCACCGCACTGAGATTCGCCGGCCGCCGCGTGGCGCGCGGCCTGCTCACCCTCTGGTTCGCCGTCACCGCAACGTTTCTGCTGCTGCGGCTACTGCCCGGCAACCCCGCGCTGGCGGTGGCGAACCCCAACATGACCAAGCACGACCAGGCGCTGCTGCTGCACCAGTACGGGCTGGACCAGCCGTTGATCGTGCAGTACGGCAAGTACCTGTGGCAGCTGCTGCACGGCAACCTCGGCATCTCGTTCACCCAGCAGGTACCGGTGTCGTCGGTGCTGCTCGCGCGGCTGCCGTGGACGCTGCTGCTGACCGGCTCGGCGCTGGCGGTGACGATCGCGGTCGGGGTACCGCTGGGCGTGCTCGCCGCGACCCGCCGCGGCACCGTGGTGGATCGCCTGGTGCAGCTGGGCGGCGTCGTCGGCCAGTCGCTGTTCGTGCCCAGCGTCGGCATCTTCCTGCTGTTCTTCTTCGGGCTGTGGTTGCGGTGGCTGCCGATCGGCGGCGCGTACTCCCCCGACGCGGCCGGCGCCGGCTGGTACGGCAACGTGCTCGCGCACCTGGTGCTGCCGTGCCTGTCGCTGATGCTGCTGCAGATCGGCTCGTACGTGCTGACGCTGCGGGCCAGCCTGATCGACGCGCTCGGCGAGGACTACTGCGAGCTGGCCCGGGCCAAGGGCCTGCCGAACCGCGCGGTGGTGTGGAAGCACGCGCTGCGCAACGCGCTGCTGCCGACGACCACGCTGGTCGGGTTGCAGCTCGGCTTCCTGGTCGGCGGCGCCGTGCTGACCGAGACGATCTTCGCCTACCCGGGCATCGGCCGCGGCATCTACGAGGCCGTCACCCAGCTGGACTACCCGGTGTTGCAGGGCGCGTTCGTGCTGCTCGCCGCGACCGTGGTGGTGGCGAGCATGCTCACCGACCTGCTGTACGGGGTGCTGGATCCGAGAGTGAGGACCCGATGACTGCACAGGCGCGTACCGACGCCCCGGCCGCGGTGCTGGAGCCGGTGGCCGTCGCGGAGAGTTCGGCCCGGCGCACCTGGCGGGCGTTTCGCCGCAACCCCTTGGGGCTGCCGGCGGTGGTCGTCGTCGCGGTCCTGATCCTCGTCGGGCTGTGCGCGCCGCTGATCACCGCCGAACCCAGCGGGTACGGGCCGGACGTGTTGCAGGCGCCGTCGGCGGCGCACTGGTTCGGCACCGACAACCTGGGCCGGGACATCTTCGCCGAGGTCGTCTGGGGCACCCGGGCCAGCATGCTGGTGGCCGTCTGCTCGTCGGCGCTGGCGATCGCGCTCGGCGTGCTGGTGGCGGTGGTCGGGGCGTACTTCCGGCGGCTGGACACCGCGGTCGGCACGCTGGTCGACCTGATGCTGTCGCTGCCGGTGTTGCCGCTGATGATCCTGATCGCGGCGCTGGCCGGGCCGAGCCTGCCGGTGACCGTGGCGGTGATCGCCGCGTTCAGCTGGCCGGAGGTGACCCGGGTGGTGCGCTCGGCGGCGCTGTCGGTGGTGGGGTTGCCGTACATGGACGCGGCGCGGGTGATCGGCGGTAGCCACCGCTGGATCATCCGCAAGCACCTGCTGCCGGCGACCGCACCGGTGATCGTCGTGTCGGTCGTACTGACGGCCTCCCGGGCGGTGCTGTCCGCCGCCGGGCTGGCGTTCCTCGGCTTGTCCGACGCGCAGTCCTGGTCCTGGGGCCGGATCCTGTACGAGGCGCAGCAGTCCGGTGCGATGTCCAGCGCCTGGTGGACGACGCTGTTCCCGTCGCTGGCGATCCTCGCCCTGGTGGTGTCGGCGACGCTGATGTCGATCGCCTACAACGACGCCCGCAACCCGCGCAACCAAGGCCGCTGAATGTCCACTGTGGAGGAATCTGGGATGGCTTCGCTGAGCCAACGGCTGCCGGCCGAGCACTACCGCACCGTGCAGTCCGCGGTACGCGACCGGCTGGCCGGCGCCGGCCTCGACGCGCTGTGCACCGACGACCCGGACGACGTCGCCTACCTGACCGGGTTCTTCCACCACCCGGGCGAGCGGCCGGTCGCGGTCCTGCTCGACGCCGACCGCACCGTACTGGTACTGCCGGAGCTGGAACGAGAGCACGCGCAGGCCCAGCGCGCGGCGGCGGAGCTCGTCGCGTTCCCCGAGTACCCGGGGCTGCGGCCGCCGCTGTCGTACCTGCCGGGCACGAACCGGCGCGCCCGCATCGGCGTACCGGGCAGCATGACGCTGGCCCGCCGGGACGCGCTGGCCGCCGCGTTCCCCGCGGCGACGCTGTCGGTCACGCCGCTGGTCGACACGATGCGGCAGATCAAGTACCCGGCCGAGATCGCGCTGCACGCCGACGCGGCCCGGATCACCGACCGGATGCTGGTCGCCGGCCGCGAGCTGATCGAGCAGGCGCTTCGCGCCGGCACCGACCTGCCCAGCGAGGCCGAACTCGCCGCGCACGTCGGCGGCGTCGGCACCGGCATCATGTACGCCGAGCACACCGACGTGGTGGTGGTCGGGCTGCTCGCCGGCGGCCTGGTGTACGCCGGCGCCAACTCGGCCCACCCGCACGCACTGCCGTCCGGGTACCGGTTGCGCGCCGGCGACACGTTCATGCTGTCGCTGGGCTGCGCCGTCGGCGGCCGGTACGTGGAGGGCGAGCGCACGTTCGTGCTCGGCGAGCCGTCGGCGCAGCAGCGCCGGTACCACGACGCGGTACGCGAGGCGCAGCAGGTCGGCGCCGACGCGATCCGCCCCGGCGCGGTGTGCAGCGAGGTCAACCGGCAGTGCCTGCAGGTGATCGTCGACGCCGGGTTCGGCGGGTACCTGCGGCACCGGCAGGGCCACGGGATCGGCCTGGGCATGCACGAGCCACCGTGGCTCGCCGACGGCGACGACACCGTACTGGCCGCGAACATGATCGTGTCCAACGAGCCGGGCCTCTACGTCCCCGAGCACGCCGGCTACCGGATCTCCGACTCGATGCTCGTCACCGAGACCGGTTCGCGCCGGCTGACGAGCTACCCGCGCGGACTCGACGACCTCGTCATCTCCCTGTAGCGCAACGGAAAGGTGCTGCCCATGCGGCTGACGATCAACGACAACGAGCTCGCCGTCGAGGTGTTCGGCGACGACGACGCCCCGGTACTGATCGCCCACCACGGCGCGCCGGGCCTCGGGTCGCGGGCCGAACCGCGGGCCACGTTCGGGCCGTTCGCCGACACGTTCCGGGTGATCGTGTTCGACGCCCGCGGATCCGGCGAGTCCGGCGGCAACGAGCCGTACACGCACGAGCAGTGGGCCGCCGACGTCGAGGGGCTGCGGCAGTGGGCCGGGGTGGAGCGGTTCGTGATGGCCGGCGGCTCCTACGGCGGGTTCATCTCGATGGAGTACGCGATCCGGCACCCCGACCGGGTGTCCGCGCTGGTGCTGCGCGACACCTCACCCGACCACTCCAACGACGACGCGGCGCGGCGCAACGCCGCCGCGTCCACCCGGGTGACCATCGACATGGCGAAGCTGGACCGGATCAACACCGGCCAGGTGCGCGACGACGACGACCTGCGCGACTGCTGGCGCGAGATCCTCCCGCTGTACGACCACGTGTACGACCCGGCCGCGGTCGAGGCGAAGGTGGCGGCGACACCGTACCGCTACGCCACCCACAACTACGCCTTCGCGCACAACCAGCCGCACTACGACATCAAGGCGCAGCTGCCGGCGATCACCTGCCCGACCCTGGTCACGGTGGGGCGCGACGACTGGATCACCCCGGTGGAGTGCAGTGAGACGATAGTGTCGCTGATTCCGGACTCCCGGCTCGTGGTGTTCGAGAAGTCCGGTCATTCACCGCAGATCGAGGAGGCCGACGAGTGGCGGCGGGTGGTGCGTGAGTTCCTGCACGAGGTCGGCGCCGATGCGCGCTGACCGGTACGAGCGCCGCCGGCGGCAGCCCCGCCCCGGCCGGCGACAGCCGCGCCCCGGCCGCGTCGAGACGGGCCGCGGATGAACGCTCCGGCGCTGGACGAGCTGAGCCGGCAGATCGTCGTCGCGTTGCAGGACGACGGCCGGGCCAGCTGGACCGACATCGCCGCGGCCTGCGGCAGCTCGCTGTCGGCGGTGTCCCGGCGCGGCCAGCAGCTGCTGCGCGACGGCATCGTCCGGGTCGCCGCCGTCCCGGACACCCAGCATGCCGGGCCGGCCGACCTGTTCGTGCTACGCATCACCTGCTCCCCCGGCCGGCAGGCGCGGGTCTGCGCGCAGCTCGCCGACCGTGCCGACGTGCGGTTCCTCGCGCTGGTCAGCGGCGCGTACGACATCATCGCCGAGATCAACGTGCCGCGCGCCGACTCGGTCGCCGCCCGGGTGGTCGAGGAGATCCAGACCATCGACGGCATCGCCCGGTGCGAGACCGACCTGCGGCTGCACACCTACAAGGTGGCGCACGACTGGTACCGCGGCGGGGATGTCGACGCCGGCCCGGAGCCGCACGAGTGCGCGCCGGAGCACTTCGACGCCACCGACCGCGCCATCATCGCCGAGCTGCGCGCGCACGCCCGGGACAGCTTCCGTACCGTCGCCGGGCGGTTGTCGATCAACGAGTCCACCGTGCGGCGGCGGTTCGAGGCGATGCGCGACCGGGGCTGCCTGACCGTTACCACCCTCGTACCGTCGGCCGCGCTCGGCTTCGAGTCCGAGGTGCTGCTCGACGTCACCGTCGCGCCGTCCCGGCTGGACGAGGTGGCCAGGGAGCTCGCCACCCACCGCGGAGTGCGCTACGTGGCGGCGATGCTGTCGGCGAACTGCCTGATGTGCGAGCTGATCCTGCCCTCGGAACGCGACCTGTTCCGGTTCACCACCGACACCCTCGGCGCGCTGTCCGGTGTGGAGGGTTGGCGGGCCAGCATGGAGCTGCTCACCATCCGCCGCGGCTTCGTGGAGACCCCGTGGTGGCGCACCCAGCTCCCCTGCCACCCGCAGACCTGACACCGCCGGCCGGCAACCCGGCGCCGCCCGCGGTCCGGGCGCGCCACGGCGTTGATCAAGGGGTGCGGTCACCTCGACCGAGGAGGATGCTCCGCGCTCCCTTGATCAACTCCGCGATGCCTTGATCGACCGGTCAGTACGAGCGGGCCACGTAGGCGGTGAGGTCGGGCTCGTCCTCGCTGTCGGGCACCGAGCCGTCGGCCCGGACCAGGCAGCGCACCGTGACCGCCTGCTTGTTCAGCTCCGCCTCGCCGGCGGTGCCCAGCGTCGACCACGGGATCCGGGCGAAGCCGGTCGCCGCGGCCTCCACCGCGTCGGCGGCGGTGGTCACGTCGACGGTGCGCGCCTCCCGGAACGCGAGCGCCTGGTCGTACAGCGCCTGCTGGTCGGCGGCGAGCGCGGCCTGGATCTCGTCCACCGCCTTGTCCACCGGTACCGGCGTCTTGCCACCGGTCGAGCGCCGGGCGAGGACCACGTTGCCGGCCGCGAGGTCCCGCGGGCCGACCTCGACCCGGATCGGGTACCCCTTCAGCTCGGCGTCGACGGCGCGCCGGCCGAACGGCGTGTCGGTACGGTCGTCGAACCCGACCCGCACCCCGGCGTCGCGTAGCGCGTCCCGCAGCTTCGCCGCGGTCTCCGGCACCGCATCCCCGGACTTGACCACCATCACGTGCGCCTGGATCGGCGCCAGCCGCGGCGGCACGCGCAGCCCGTTGTCGTCGCCGTGGCACATGATCATGCCGCCGATCATCCTCGTGGTGCTACCCCACGACGTCGTCCAGGCGTGCTCGCGGCCGCCGGTGTCCGAGGTGTACTCGATCCCGAACGCCTTGGCGAAGTTCTGGCCCAACTCGTGCGACGTGCCCATCTGCAGGGCCTTGCCGTCGCGCATCATCGCTTCCAGCGTGTACGTGTTGGTCGCGCCGGCGAACCGCTCCGCGGTCGTCTTGCGACCGACGACCAGCGGCATGGCCAGCACGTTGACCATCAAGTCCTGGTACGCCTCGTGCAGGATGCGGCGCGCGTACGCCCGGGCGTCGGCCTCGCTGGCGTGCGCGGTGTGCCCCTCCTGCCACAGGAACTCGCTGGTACGCAGGAAGATGCGCGGGCGCAGCTCCCAGCGCACCACGTTCGCCCACTGGTTGAGCAGCAGCGGCAGGTCGCGGTAGGACTGCACCCACTTGGCCATGAACTCGCCGATGATCGTCTCGGACGTCGGCCGCACGATGATCGGCTCGTCCAGGTCCTTGCCGCCGGCGTGGGTGACCACCGCGAGCTCCGGCGAGAACCCCTCGACGTGCTGCGCCTCGCGCTTGAGGTAGCTCTCCGGGATGAACAGCGGGAAGTACGCGTTCTGGGCGCCGGCCAGCTTGATCCGGTCGTCCATCTCCGACTGGATCCGCTCCCAGATCGCGTACCCGGTCGGTCGGATCACCATGGTGCCGCGCACCGGGCCGTTGTCGGCCAGCTCGGCCTTGTTGATCACGTCCTGGTACCAGCGGGGAAAGTCCTCCGCCTGCGGGGTCAGCACTCGCGCCATGGTCCGACATCCTATTCGCCCAGCAAGACCGCCTTACCAGCGGCGTGCCCCTGGCGTACCGCGGTCCGGGAACCTCTCGGCCGTCGGTGTCGGATCGGGCGTGGCTCGTTCGTGGAGTATGTGGGCGCGGGCAGTGGGCTCGCGGCGGAAGGAGTCGACGTGGCGCAGTACATCATCTACTTCAACCAGCAGTGGGTGGGCGACCACCCCGAGGAGTGGTTCGCGGCCCGGGGACCGCTCGCGAAGGCGGTGGTGGAGGAGATCAAGGCCGCCGGTGCGTACGTCTTCGCCGGCGGGCTGGAGGAGGACCACGGCAAGGCGTTCAGCGCGGACGCGACCAGCGGCACGCTGACCTTCACCGACGGCCCCTACACCGAGACCAAGGAGTTCCTCGGCGGGCTCACCGTGGTCGACGTGGCCGACGAGGCGGCCGCCCGGCTGTGGGCCGGCAAGATCGCGGAGGCGTGCGGCTGGCCGCAGGAGGTCCGCCGGGTCGGCTGAGGTCGCGAGGTCCGCCGGGCCGGTCGAGGCCCGGCGGGTTCAGAGCGTGCGACGCCGGACGGCCCCGACGAAGGACCGCCACGCGACCTGGTCGACGACGAGGCGGCCGGCGTCGGGGCTCTTGCTGTCCCGGACGTACCAGGTCTCGCCGCTCGCGGCGACCTCGACGCAGTTGCCGCCCTGGTTGCCGCTGCGGCTACTCTTCCACCAGCGCAGCTCGTCGCTCACCGGGCGTCGTCCTTGACCATCGCCACGAACGACCGCCACGAGGCGACGTCGACCGTGAGGTGACCGGCCGCGGGGTCCTTGCTGTCACGGACGTACCAGGCGTCACCGCTCGCAGCGACCTCGACGCACGCCCCGCCTTGGTTGCCGCTGCGGCTACTCTTCCACCAGAGCAGACCATCGATGTCGGTCACAGGTCTCCCAACGTTGCCGCGATCATGTCCGCCGAGTCGGCGGGCGACAGCGCCAAACCACGCAGCGCGTCGAATCTCAGGCGCAATTGTGTCACCACATCGGGTGCGATCAATAGTCGACCGGCGCCCGGCCCTTCCACGTAGACGACATGCTCACGGTTCGGCAGATCGAGCACGAAGAACGAGCCGTCCATCGCGGCGTGGACGCCGGCATTGAACGGCATGATCTGGAGGCGGATGTGTTGGCGTTGAGCCATGTCCAGCAGGTGGTCGAGCTGGGTGCGCATCACGTCGGGGGTGCCGACGGGACGGCGGAGTACGCCCTCGTCCAGCACGGCCCAGAGCAGCGGCGGGGACTCGCGGTCCAGGATCTCCTGGCGTTCCAGGCGGGCGGCGAGCTGGCGGTCGGTCTCGTCGGGGCTGTTGGGCGGCCAGCTCGCGCCGATCACGGTACGGGCGTAGTCGGCGGTCTGCAGCAGCCCCGGCACCGCCTGCACCTCGAACTCGTGGATCGCCGTCGCGGTCGCCTCCATCTCCACGAACGGCCGGAACCACGACGGGTACGCCTCGCGGGTGAGCAGCGGCCACAGCCGCATCAGCGCCCCACCGGTCCCCAACACCTCGTCACAACGCCGGGTGAAGTCCTTGTTGGGTGAGCGGCGGCCGGTCTCGATCATGCTGACCAGGCCGGACGAGCAGTACACCCGCTGCGCCAGCTCGTCCTGGGTCAGCCGCGCCTCGATCCGGTACCGGCGCAGCTCGGCGGCGAACAGCGCCGGCACCGAGGGCGCGTCCGGGCCGGTCAACAGCGCGCGCACGCCCGGCGGTACGTCCGCACCGGGATCGTTGGGCGGCCGGCCGGGTTCGGGTCGAGCCGCACCCGGCTCGTGCGGATCCGCACCTGGTTCACCGGGAACCTGCCCGTTCGTACCGTTCACACGTTGAGCCTAGATGCCTACCGTCCGTACCGAAAGACCGGCAGGCTCCTCGGCATGACCACCACACCCCGCGGCCTCGACGCCGCGCTCCGCGATCACCTGACCAGCCTCGTGCCCGGCCTGGACCTCACCGCGCTGCCGCGCCGGTTCCTGCTGGTCGACTACACCGACGACAGCGACACCGGCTCGCCCGAGATCGCCGGCTGGGGACTGCGGGTCGCCGATTCGGCGCTCGTGGTCCACCGCGACCACACGGTCAGCCAGTTCCGGCCCGCCCGGCGCGCCTTCGAGCGGCTGGTCGACTGCCACGACGAACTCCTCTGGCTGGACGAGCCGATCGACGGCGGCACGGTACCGAGCGCCAACGGCTCCTCCGCCGAACCGGAGGGGAAGGACGGCCGGGCCCCGGATCCGGGCTGAGACCGGCACGAATCACGCCGCCGTCGGCACGTCGCCGCCTCGTCTCGGCCGACCATGACCCCGATCACGACCCGCTTGCGTTAGTCGTACTAACGATATAGGTTCACTCCCGTCAGAAACGTTAGCCAGACGAACGTTAGAGGAACATACGGATTGAGAGGTCACGATGACGATCGCGAGCAACACCTTCGGTACCGCGCTGATCGGCCAGACCGAGAAGGCGCTCAACGCGATCCTGGAGCGGCAGCTTGCCGGTACCGGTGTCACCGAGCCGCAGTGGGTGACCCTGACGCTGGCCGTCGTCGGCGGCGGGGACCTCGACCGGGACGAACTCGTCGGCCGGGTCGGCGCCGCCACCCGGTTCAGCCCGGCGGCGGTACGCGAGCGGATCGGCGAGCTGAGTGCCGCGGGCCTGCTGCGCGACGGCGGCGACGGCCGCATCCAGGTCACCGACGAGGGGCGGGCGCGCTTCACGCAGGTTCGCGCCGCGATCGGCCCGATCACCGAGCGGCTCTGGGGCGACCTGCCCGTCGAGGACCTGGCCGCCGCCGGCCGCGTCCTGGCCGTCGTGTTGGACCGCGCGCACGGTGAGCTGGCCGACGCCTGAGTCTCCCGCCGGGGCCGGCTGCCGGGCCCCCACGGGCCCGGCAGCCCCGGT
This genomic interval carries:
- the proS gene encoding proline--tRNA ligase, with protein sequence MARVLTPQAEDFPRWYQDVINKAELADNGPVRGTMVIRPTGYAIWERIQSEMDDRIKLAGAQNAYFPLFIPESYLKREAQHVEGFSPELAVVTHAGGKDLDEPIIVRPTSETIIGEFMAKWVQSYRDLPLLLNQWANVVRWELRPRIFLRTSEFLWQEGHTAHASEADARAYARRILHEAYQDLMVNVLAMPLVVGRKTTAERFAGATNTYTLEAMMRDGKALQMGTSHELGQNFAKAFGIEYTSDTGGREHAWTTSWGSTTRMIGGMIMCHGDDNGLRVPPRLAPIQAHVMVVKSGDAVPETAAKLRDALRDAGVRVGFDDRTDTPFGRRAVDAELKGYPIRVEVGPRDLAAGNVVLARRSTGGKTPVPVDKAVDEIQAALAADQQALYDQALAFREARTVDVTTAADAVEAAATGFARIPWSTLGTAGEAELNKQAVTVRCLVRADGSVPDSEDEPDLTAYVARSY
- a CDS encoding YciI family protein, with translation MAQYIIYFNQQWVGDHPEEWFAARGPLAKAVVEEIKAAGAYVFAGGLEEDHGKAFSADATSGTLTFTDGPYTETKEFLGGLTVVDVADEAAARLWAGKIAEACGWPQEVRRVG
- a CDS encoding DUF397 domain-containing protein yields the protein MSDELRWWKSSRSGNQGGNCVEVAASGETWYVRDSKSPDAGRLVVDQVAWRSFVGAVRRRTL
- a CDS encoding DUF397 domain-containing protein, which gives rise to MTDIDGLLWWKSSRSGNQGGACVEVAASGDAWYVRDSKDPAAGHLTVDVASWRSFVAMVKDDAR
- a CDS encoding helix-turn-helix domain-containing protein, encoding MNGTNGQVPGEPGADPHEPGAARPEPGRPPNDPGADVPPGVRALLTGPDAPSVPALFAAELRRYRIEARLTQDELAQRVYCSSGLVSMIETGRRSPNKDFTRRCDEVLGTGGALMRLWPLLTREAYPSWFRPFVEMEATATAIHEFEVQAVPGLLQTADYARTVIGASWPPNSPDETDRQLAARLERQEILDRESPPLLWAVLDEGVLRRPVGTPDVMRTQLDHLLDMAQRQHIRLQIMPFNAGVHAAMDGSFFVLDLPNREHVVYVEGPGAGRLLIAPDVVTQLRLRFDALRGLALSPADSADMIAATLGDL
- a CDS encoding MarR family winged helix-turn-helix transcriptional regulator; protein product: MTIASNTFGTALIGQTEKALNAILERQLAGTGVTEPQWVTLTLAVVGGGDLDRDELVGRVGAATRFSPAAVRERIGELSAAGLLRDGGDGRIQVTDEGRARFTQVRAAIGPITERLWGDLPVEDLAAAGRVLAVVLDRAHGELADA